In Platichthys flesus chromosome 21, fPlaFle2.1, whole genome shotgun sequence, the following are encoded in one genomic region:
- the wdr97 gene encoding WD repeat-containing protein 97: protein MTQEVSRSFLCNLSLQPPDIISPPEQPKPQTPPPPPPLPRTPRLLTPHPLTPRLLTPRPRTPTPPPPREPTPEVPGFLKQFANSSWFRDVFPDKMSIPSTLSPEDFSLHLLGSLTTCSTPSKLKIVVALQSLHSQGLLQNTDKLYQGLVDLLPAFARPHMSPLERTVLEEMLNLLVNLKPASCDLVKKLLTLLAFKKLVLGETVVRVLTALGVDEAEQWLWPELESWDLEQRDQSNIWKSLHDRADWWLQLWTSKFKEHNRYLNFEGSAKQQPLSFSVVDVLNYFCSIQKEEENRKALCVAPAGPNNTVLLPLHDCGSSPIFRLGETNSMSRIRGPPGVTLPPLRNRPFLTHFPHFISLPFSRVTLRPFHVYSDADWLKAPPHRYFIQKQSLVEYYR, encoded by the exons ATGACTCAAGAAGTATCACGCTCATTTCTGTGTAACTTGTCCCTGCAGCCTCCAGATATAATTTCTCCTCCAGAGCAACCCAAACCCcaaactcctcctccacctcctcctcttccaaggACCCCACGTCTCCTAACCCCTCATCCCCTAACCCCTCGTCTCCTTACCCCTCGTCCAAGGACCCCAACACCGCCCCCACCTCGAGAACCCACTCCTGAGGTGCCGGGGTTCCTCAAACAGTTTGCAAATTCTAGCTGGTTCAGAGACGTATTCCCTGATAAGATG aGTATCCCAAGCACCCTGTCTCCAGAGGACTTCTCCTTGCATCTGCTGGGCTCCCTGACCACCTGCAGCACGCCATCCAAACTGAAGATTGTTGTAGCACTGCAGAGCCTCCACAGCCAGGGCCTCCTGCAGAACACCGACAAGCTCTACCAAGGCCTCGTGGACTTACTGCCTGCATTTGCAAGACCACATATG TCCCCTTTGGAACGGACCGTGCTGGAGGAAATGTTGAATCTGTTGGTGAATCTGAAACCTGCCAGTTGTGACCTTGTGAAAAAGCTTCTCACTCTTCTGGCCTTTAAAAAACTGGTTCTAGG GGAGACAGTGGTGCGCGTGCTGACGGCATTGGGTGTAGACGAGGCTGAGCAGTGGCTGTGGCCTGAGTTGGAGAGCTGGGACTTGGAGCAGCGGGACCAGTCTAACATCTGGAAAAGCCTCCATGACAGGGCAGACTGGTGGCTGCAGTTATGGACCTCAAAATTCAAA GAACACAACAGGTATCTGAACTTCGAGGGTTCGGCAAAGCAGCAGCCGCTATCCTTCAGCGTGGTGGATGTGCTGAACTATTTCTGCTCCATccaaaaagaagaggagaacagaAAGGCTCTATGTGTTGCACCTGCTGGTCCCAACAACACTGTACTCCTGCCCCTACATGACTG CGGATCTTCCCCGATCTTTCGTCTTGGAGAGACTAACAGTATGTCCAGGATACGCGGGCCACCAG GAGTAACTCTGCCTCCGCTGCGAAACCGACCCTTCCTCACACACTTTCCCCATTTCATCTCTCTGCCGTTCTCTCGAGTCACTCTGCGCCCCTTCCACGTCTACTCAGACGCGGACTGGCTGAAGGCCCCCCCTCACCGCTACTTCATTCAAAAACAGTCCCTCGTGGAGTACTACAGATGA
- the dync2i1 gene encoding cytoplasmic dynein 2 intermediate chain 1 isoform X2 translates to MHSDKEEKGQSDGRVRRREDSERKHRAGESTERRHRDPEKESRRERDKHRERGEGDRKDRHLEQRKEGSRDRRGDKERDRRDERDKEKERMKERDRLVDGKRQSDDYGGNKDRKTDKEDKHDRERDQERHRNKEKERVRDGERRNREDRDKGREEREKERRREERDREHRTERERRRQEESGDAGRDQIEKKDREKKGRLKDESEEKRTEKERRERHGDRKPSEQKEERGKEYKEEPRRHKEERERRHKEGRDDPKRKHDSESRDTKRSGEEERHRRGDREQGDGDKQRERRHREDKDPERKHREGRHRAEEADPERNERDKKSVSDKSHRPEANTVRTEEVETELWTPSDVKDVGDTDEPVVDDEDLVDQQYEDDFEDYEEDFEEMDPSENEGEDEKESEEPPPVGEEREEVTAQKRKEIEAIQRAMNEENERVGTDHSTQSATREEEDTPKLSRGLEKNHSRASQRGKFIDFVAAKQREVSKKVSTKQKKRSTELLKLIDLDFSMTVSLLDLPPVNEYDMYIRTFGTANTKQAYVQCNEDNADRDVQTEEIEVSERWTQHPPEHSGACGDSNFSQEAQGRNMYEMNFDSQRLSAFLRSASQVLVVLLEENQAERKSLSKLRTQKDTLSFSDGSLQLNTKLPFLYGRHISLVHFSQVQRHTMMSVHAPTTKPSAVRLDSCTLICIWNIWEPSRPQKILVYESEVQCCCFSPGKATLVFAGTSVGSVVLWDLREQTSNHYCLKIGEEEWTFRQPTFSTSAVMAASAHLSSVSSVEVVPSTAAGGLRPEVPLLASEEESSGLSFQLASLDESGVLNFWVVVELPKANEAGSPTDLGLRPGGKVKLLHSSSLLTAERVSPRDAVKTGPLQTLHLKFLPSDSNHFFIGTNMGLVNHRTSHSLKASPKFYRFQEPGVRPVDVNSIHFSPFRQNMFLVGCGDGSIRLHTVSNEQPVAEWRSSTAGEPVVALQWAHTRPAVFCVLDAASHLHVWDLLKSDTEPVLTERISADRVTAMAVFGDSGKQNTYSGIALVHESGKIEMQYFTRDLTVTVPAEEEKLETMMTEAF, encoded by the exons ATGCACAGCGACAAG gaggagaagggacaAAGCGATGGCCGAGTCAGGAGGCGAGAGGACAGCGAGAGGAAGCACCGTGCTGGGGAATCCACAGAGAGACGCCACAGAGACCCAGAGAAGGAGtccagacgagagagagacaaacacagggagagaggagagggagacagaaaagacagaCATCTTGAGCAAAGGAAAGAGGGCTCACGAGACAGGAGAGGGGATAAGGAAAGGGACAGAAGAGATGAGAGggacaaagagaaggagagaatgaAGGAAAGAGACAGACTGGTGGATGGGAAAAGGCAGAGTGATGATTATGGAGGGAATAAGGACAGGAAGACGGATAAAGAGGACAAGCATGATCGGGAGAGAGACCAGGAAAGGCATAGAAACAAGGAGAAAGAAAGggtgagggatggagagagacggaacagggaggacagggacaaagggagggaagagagggaaaaggaaaggaggagggaggaacgAGACAGAGAGCACAGgactgaaagagagaggaggagacaagaaGAAAGTGGAGACGCAGGAAGAGATCAGATAGAAAAGAAGGATAGGGAAAAGAAAGGGCGACTCAAAGATGAAAGTGAGGAAAAAAGGACTGAAAAAGAAAGACGAGAAAGACATGGAGACAGGAAGCCTTCAGAGCAGAAAGAGGAACGAGGCAAAG AGTACAAAGAAGAACCCAGACGGcataaagaggagagagaaagaagacacAAAGAAGGACGTGAT GATCCAAAGCGTAAGCACGACAGTGAATCTAGAGACACAAAGAGGtcgggtgaggaggagagacatCGTCGTGGGGACAGAGAGCAAGGAGACggggacaaacagagagagaggagacaccgAGAGGATAAAGATCCAGAGAGAAAGCACAGAGAAGGAAGGCACAGAGCAGAAGAAGCTGACCCAGAGAGAAACGAAAGAGACAAGAAATCAGTCTCTGACAAGAGTCATAGGCCAGAGGCTAATACAGTGAGAACAGAG GAAGTCGAGACTGAGCTCTGGACACCTAGTGATGTGAAAGATGTAGGAGACACAGACGAGCCT gttgttgatgatgaagatttGGTTGACCAGCAATATGAAGATGATTTTGAg GATTATGAGGAGGATTTTGAGGAGATGGATCCGAGTGAAAATGAAGGCGAGGACGAGAAGGAGTCAGAGGAGCCTCCACCAGtgggggaagaaagagaggaagttacagcacaaaagagaaaagagattgAAGCGATTCAGAGAGCAATGAATGAAGAGAACGAGAGAGTTGGAACAGATCATTCCACACAGAGTGCGActagagaggaggaagacacacCTAAATTGTCCAGAG GACTTGAAAAGAACCACAGTCGAGCTTCTCAACGAGGGAAGTTTATCGACTTTGTGGCAGCAAAACAGCGAGAAGTCAGCAAGAAGGTTTCCACAAAACAGAA GAAACGCAGCACAGAGCTGCTCAAATTAATTGATCTGGATTTCTCGATGACAGTTTCCCTTTTGGATCTCCCACCTGTAAATGAATATGACATGTACATTAGAACCTTTGGAACCGCAAATACCAAACAG GCTTATGTTCAGTGTAACGAGGATAACGCAGATCGAGACGTTCAGACAGAGGAGATAGAAGTGAGTGAGAGGTGGACACAGCATCCTCCAGAGCACAGCGGAGCCTGTGGAG ATTCAAACTTCTCCCAGGAAGCTCAAGGGAGAAACATGTACGAAATGAACTTTGATTCCCAGCGTCTGTCAGCGTTTCTGCGCTCGGCCTCGCAG GTCCTGGTCGTCCTGTTGGAAGAGAATCAAGCTGAGAGAAAATCCCTGAGCAAGTTGAGGACTCAAAAAGACACACTGTCGTTCAGCGATGGAAGTTTACAGCTCAACACAAAGTTGCCTTTTCTTTACG GTCGCCACATCAGCCTGGTGCACTTCTCTCAAGTCCAGAGGCACACCATGATGTCCGTCCATGCACCTACAACCAAACCCAGTGCTGTGCGCCTCGACAGCTGCACTCTCATCTGCATCTGGAACATCTGGGAACCGTCCAGGCCTCAGAAGATCCTTGTCTACGAATCGGAG GTGCAGTGTTGCTGTTTCAGCCCCGGAAAGGCCACATTGGTGTTTGCAGGCACATCAGTTGGCTCTGTGGTGCTGTGGGACCTGAGGGAGCAGACCAGTAACCACTACTGCCTGAAGAtaggggaggaggagtggacCTTCAGACAGCCTACCTTCTCCACTA GCGCAGTGATGGCCGCCTCGGCCCATTTatcgtctgtgtcttctgtaGAAGTTGTTCCCTCCACCGCAGCAGGGGGCCTGAGGCCGGAGGTCCCCCTGCTGGCATCTGAGGAAG AGTCTTCAGGACTGTCTTTCCAGTTGGCGTCTCTGGATGAAAGCGGAGTTTTGAATTTCTGG gtggTGGTGGAGCTCCCAAAAGCCAACGAGGCTGGCTCTCCAACAGATCTAG GGCTCAGGCCTGGGGGCAAAGTGAAGTTGCTTCACAGCTCCTCCCTGCTCACTGCTGAGAG GGTGTCACCGAGAGACGCTGTGAAAACAGGCCCGTTACAGACTCTTCATCTAAAGTTTCTCCCCTCTGACTCCAATCATTTTTTCATTGGCACCAATATG GGTCTGGTCAATCACAGAACCAGTCACAGTTTGAAGGCTTCTCCAAAGTTCTACAGGTTTCAGGAGCCTGGAGTCCGACCGGTTGACGTCAACTCAATCCACTTTTCTCCCTTCAGGCAAAACATGTTCTTG GTGGGTTGTGGGGACGGCAGCATCCGGCTGCACACGGTCAGCAACGAGCAGCCTGTGGCCGAGTGGAGGAGCAGTACCGCGGGTGAACCGGTGGTGGCGCTGCAGTGGGCCCACACCAGGCCGGCGGTCTTCTGTGTGCTCGATGCAGCTTCTCACCTCCATGTTTGGGACCTGCTGAAAAGCGACACAGAGCCGGTGCTCACAGAGAGGATTTCTGCCGACAG GGTGACAGCCATGGCCGTGTTCGGAGactcaggaaaacaaaacacatattcAGGAATAGCCCTGGTGCACGAATCAGGGAAAATCGAAATGCAGTATTTCACAAGAGATTTGACTGTGACCGTccctgctgaggaggagaagctggagaccATGATGACTGAAGCCTTCTGA
- the si:ch73-174h16.4 gene encoding leucine-rich repeat-containing protein 14, whose amino-acid sequence MVLTLVRLCAREVVSDHSSSPGWLRWVPSELFAPLLEAAFCSCRPLAVGELVQRWPERSLRVGGRRRPGQAGPNRLCIQALLLAVVRGLSDRRCAMQILDLCGLQGDEGGMGDPMGGWSLTVALCTMVVQARAGARKQKRREGERERKRFSALERDEDIKRERGQYKKEQEPDGDDESSDTERMTLSGSAGDEEIKGVRRRMERERQRDGPLAGLGDSRRENEEKELGSNVLVHVRADLFVNARSWERVRGALNSSGPLKLQCRYLRVEEITVSSIRTLLDLLPHQGLLGVDVRYSSLGVAGLAELLPLLSTFPALHSLRLHYCNLDFRRDHPGQDEALRDLSQGLAQLQELRRLSLTALRLPGQLRVLLSSLPQPLTILELPYLSLTPSDLAYLSCSHHAATLQQLDLSENRLDETTLPSIRRLLSQTSGSLQHLSLSGCGLTDGLLGLLLPSLGGCRALKSLALALNPLSVSGLTDLVRMAVRMPSLRQLLYPNPLEDYQPGLPDLPSSAQLLDWPLDETTDISMTSSHLNRVVKDSGRTDLSLTCDLLNYDKDLVD is encoded by the exons aTGGTTCTGACCCTGGTGCGTCTCTGTGCCCGGGAGGTGGTGAGCGACCACAGCTCGTCGCCCGGCTGGTTGCGGTGGGTGCCGAGCGAGCTGTTCGCGCCGCTGCTGGAGGCCGccttctgcagctgcagacCGCTGGCCGTGGGGGAGCTGGTGCAGCGGTGGCCCGAGAGGAGCCTGCGGGTCGGCGGGCGCAGGAGACCGGGGCAGGCCGGTCCCAACAGACTCTGCATCCAGGCGCTGCTGCTCGCGGTGGTCAGAGGCCTCTCGGACCGAAG ATGTGCTATGCAGATACTGGACCTCTGTGGGCTccaaggagatgaaggagggatggGAGACCCGATGGGGGGCTGGTCCCTGACTGTGGCTCTCTGCACCATGGTCGTTCAGGCCAGAGCTGGAGCGCGGAAgcaaaagaggagagaaggagaacgGGAGAGAAAAAGGTTCTCCGCCCTGGAGAGAGACGAGgatataaaaagagagaggggacagtATAAGAAGGAGCAAGAACCCGATGGAGATGACGAAAGTAGTGACACAGAGAGGATGACATTGTCGGGAAGTGCAGGTGATGAGGAAATTAAAGGAgtcaggaggaggatggagcgAGAGAGGCAAAGAGACGGCCCATTGGCAGGGTTAGGAGACAGCAGAAgggaaaatgaggaaaaagaacTAGGAAGTAACGTGTTGGTGCATGTGAGAGCTGATCTCTTTGTCAATGCACGGTCGTGGGAGCGTGTGCGCGGGGCCCTCAACTCATCAGGACCCCTGAAGCTCCAGTGCCGTTACCTTCGTGTGGAGGAAATCACCGTGTCAAGTATCAGGACTCTGCTCGACCTTCTGCCTCACCAGGGCCTCCTGGGCGTGGACGTTCGCTACAGCAGCCTCGGCGTGGCTGGTCTGGCtgagctgctgcctctgctctccACCTTCCCCGCGCTGCACTCCCTTCGGCTGCACTACTGTAACCTGGACTTTCGTCGGGACCACCCAGGCCAAGATGAGGCCCTCAGGGACTTATCACAGGGTTTGGCACAACTGCAAGAGCTGCGGCGCCTCAGCCTCACAGCACTGCGCCTGCCAGGACAACTTCGTGTGCTGCTCAG CTCGCTGCCTCAGCCTCTGACGATCCTGGAGCTTCCCTATTTGAGCCTGACCCCATCGGACCTGGCCTATCTGTCCTGCAGCCACCATGCTgccacactgcagcagctggatcTGAGTGAGAACCGTCTGGATGAGACCACCCTGCCCTCTATCCGCCGCCTCCTCTCTCAGACCTCCGGCAGCCTGCAGCACCTCTCTTTAAGCGGCTGTGGCCTGACTGACGGCCTGCTGGGGCTCCTACTGCCCTCACTGGGAGGCTGCAGGGCCCTCAAGAGCTTAGCTTTGGCCCTGAACCCGCTCTCCGTATCTGGTCTCACGGACCTGGTGAGGATGGCTGTTCGAATGCCGTCCCTCCGTCAGCTTCTGTACCCTAACCCCCTGGAGGACTACCAGCCGGGCCTCCCCGACCTGCCCTCCAGTGCTCAGCTCTTAGACTGGCCACTGGATGAAACGACAGACATCAGTATGACCAGCAGCCATCTCAACAGGGTGGTCAAAGACAGTGGACGCACTGACCTCTCTCTGACTTGTGACCTGCTCAATTATGATAAAGACTTGGTTGACTAG
- the dync2i1 gene encoding cytoplasmic dynein 2 intermediate chain 1 isoform X1: MHSDKKLTKEDTWRPEDLRRYVREEKGQSDGRVRRREDSERKHRAGESTERRHRDPEKESRRERDKHRERGEGDRKDRHLEQRKEGSRDRRGDKERDRRDERDKEKERMKERDRLVDGKRQSDDYGGNKDRKTDKEDKHDRERDQERHRNKEKERVRDGERRNREDRDKGREEREKERRREERDREHRTERERRRQEESGDAGRDQIEKKDREKKGRLKDESEEKRTEKERRERHGDRKPSEQKEERGKEYKEEPRRHKEERERRHKEGRDDPKRKHDSESRDTKRSGEEERHRRGDREQGDGDKQRERRHREDKDPERKHREGRHRAEEADPERNERDKKSVSDKSHRPEANTVRTEEVETELWTPSDVKDVGDTDEPVVDDEDLVDQQYEDDFEDYEEDFEEMDPSENEGEDEKESEEPPPVGEEREEVTAQKRKEIEAIQRAMNEENERVGTDHSTQSATREEEDTPKLSRGLEKNHSRASQRGKFIDFVAAKQREVSKKVSTKQKKRSTELLKLIDLDFSMTVSLLDLPPVNEYDMYIRTFGTANTKQAYVQCNEDNADRDVQTEEIEVSERWTQHPPEHSGACGDSNFSQEAQGRNMYEMNFDSQRLSAFLRSASQVLVVLLEENQAERKSLSKLRTQKDTLSFSDGSLQLNTKLPFLYGRHISLVHFSQVQRHTMMSVHAPTTKPSAVRLDSCTLICIWNIWEPSRPQKILVYESEVQCCCFSPGKATLVFAGTSVGSVVLWDLREQTSNHYCLKIGEEEWTFRQPTFSTSAVMAASAHLSSVSSVEVVPSTAAGGLRPEVPLLASEEESSGLSFQLASLDESGVLNFWVVVELPKANEAGSPTDLGLRPGGKVKLLHSSSLLTAERVSPRDAVKTGPLQTLHLKFLPSDSNHFFIGTNMGLVNHRTSHSLKASPKFYRFQEPGVRPVDVNSIHFSPFRQNMFLVGCGDGSIRLHTVSNEQPVAEWRSSTAGEPVVALQWAHTRPAVFCVLDAASHLHVWDLLKSDTEPVLTERISADRVTAMAVFGDSGKQNTYSGIALVHESGKIEMQYFTRDLTVTVPAEEEKLETMMTEAF, translated from the exons ATGCACAGCGACAAG AAACTGACCAAAGAAGACACATGGAGACCAGAGGACCTGAGAAGATATGtcagg gaggagaagggacaAAGCGATGGCCGAGTCAGGAGGCGAGAGGACAGCGAGAGGAAGCACCGTGCTGGGGAATCCACAGAGAGACGCCACAGAGACCCAGAGAAGGAGtccagacgagagagagacaaacacagggagagaggagagggagacagaaaagacagaCATCTTGAGCAAAGGAAAGAGGGCTCACGAGACAGGAGAGGGGATAAGGAAAGGGACAGAAGAGATGAGAGggacaaagagaaggagagaatgaAGGAAAGAGACAGACTGGTGGATGGGAAAAGGCAGAGTGATGATTATGGAGGGAATAAGGACAGGAAGACGGATAAAGAGGACAAGCATGATCGGGAGAGAGACCAGGAAAGGCATAGAAACAAGGAGAAAGAAAGggtgagggatggagagagacggaacagggaggacagggacaaagggagggaagagagggaaaaggaaaggaggagggaggaacgAGACAGAGAGCACAGgactgaaagagagaggaggagacaagaaGAAAGTGGAGACGCAGGAAGAGATCAGATAGAAAAGAAGGATAGGGAAAAGAAAGGGCGACTCAAAGATGAAAGTGAGGAAAAAAGGACTGAAAAAGAAAGACGAGAAAGACATGGAGACAGGAAGCCTTCAGAGCAGAAAGAGGAACGAGGCAAAG AGTACAAAGAAGAACCCAGACGGcataaagaggagagagaaagaagacacAAAGAAGGACGTGAT GATCCAAAGCGTAAGCACGACAGTGAATCTAGAGACACAAAGAGGtcgggtgaggaggagagacatCGTCGTGGGGACAGAGAGCAAGGAGACggggacaaacagagagagaggagacaccgAGAGGATAAAGATCCAGAGAGAAAGCACAGAGAAGGAAGGCACAGAGCAGAAGAAGCTGACCCAGAGAGAAACGAAAGAGACAAGAAATCAGTCTCTGACAAGAGTCATAGGCCAGAGGCTAATACAGTGAGAACAGAG GAAGTCGAGACTGAGCTCTGGACACCTAGTGATGTGAAAGATGTAGGAGACACAGACGAGCCT gttgttgatgatgaagatttGGTTGACCAGCAATATGAAGATGATTTTGAg GATTATGAGGAGGATTTTGAGGAGATGGATCCGAGTGAAAATGAAGGCGAGGACGAGAAGGAGTCAGAGGAGCCTCCACCAGtgggggaagaaagagaggaagttacagcacaaaagagaaaagagattgAAGCGATTCAGAGAGCAATGAATGAAGAGAACGAGAGAGTTGGAACAGATCATTCCACACAGAGTGCGActagagaggaggaagacacacCTAAATTGTCCAGAG GACTTGAAAAGAACCACAGTCGAGCTTCTCAACGAGGGAAGTTTATCGACTTTGTGGCAGCAAAACAGCGAGAAGTCAGCAAGAAGGTTTCCACAAAACAGAA GAAACGCAGCACAGAGCTGCTCAAATTAATTGATCTGGATTTCTCGATGACAGTTTCCCTTTTGGATCTCCCACCTGTAAATGAATATGACATGTACATTAGAACCTTTGGAACCGCAAATACCAAACAG GCTTATGTTCAGTGTAACGAGGATAACGCAGATCGAGACGTTCAGACAGAGGAGATAGAAGTGAGTGAGAGGTGGACACAGCATCCTCCAGAGCACAGCGGAGCCTGTGGAG ATTCAAACTTCTCCCAGGAAGCTCAAGGGAGAAACATGTACGAAATGAACTTTGATTCCCAGCGTCTGTCAGCGTTTCTGCGCTCGGCCTCGCAG GTCCTGGTCGTCCTGTTGGAAGAGAATCAAGCTGAGAGAAAATCCCTGAGCAAGTTGAGGACTCAAAAAGACACACTGTCGTTCAGCGATGGAAGTTTACAGCTCAACACAAAGTTGCCTTTTCTTTACG GTCGCCACATCAGCCTGGTGCACTTCTCTCAAGTCCAGAGGCACACCATGATGTCCGTCCATGCACCTACAACCAAACCCAGTGCTGTGCGCCTCGACAGCTGCACTCTCATCTGCATCTGGAACATCTGGGAACCGTCCAGGCCTCAGAAGATCCTTGTCTACGAATCGGAG GTGCAGTGTTGCTGTTTCAGCCCCGGAAAGGCCACATTGGTGTTTGCAGGCACATCAGTTGGCTCTGTGGTGCTGTGGGACCTGAGGGAGCAGACCAGTAACCACTACTGCCTGAAGAtaggggaggaggagtggacCTTCAGACAGCCTACCTTCTCCACTA GCGCAGTGATGGCCGCCTCGGCCCATTTatcgtctgtgtcttctgtaGAAGTTGTTCCCTCCACCGCAGCAGGGGGCCTGAGGCCGGAGGTCCCCCTGCTGGCATCTGAGGAAG AGTCTTCAGGACTGTCTTTCCAGTTGGCGTCTCTGGATGAAAGCGGAGTTTTGAATTTCTGG gtggTGGTGGAGCTCCCAAAAGCCAACGAGGCTGGCTCTCCAACAGATCTAG GGCTCAGGCCTGGGGGCAAAGTGAAGTTGCTTCACAGCTCCTCCCTGCTCACTGCTGAGAG GGTGTCACCGAGAGACGCTGTGAAAACAGGCCCGTTACAGACTCTTCATCTAAAGTTTCTCCCCTCTGACTCCAATCATTTTTTCATTGGCACCAATATG GGTCTGGTCAATCACAGAACCAGTCACAGTTTGAAGGCTTCTCCAAAGTTCTACAGGTTTCAGGAGCCTGGAGTCCGACCGGTTGACGTCAACTCAATCCACTTTTCTCCCTTCAGGCAAAACATGTTCTTG GTGGGTTGTGGGGACGGCAGCATCCGGCTGCACACGGTCAGCAACGAGCAGCCTGTGGCCGAGTGGAGGAGCAGTACCGCGGGTGAACCGGTGGTGGCGCTGCAGTGGGCCCACACCAGGCCGGCGGTCTTCTGTGTGCTCGATGCAGCTTCTCACCTCCATGTTTGGGACCTGCTGAAAAGCGACACAGAGCCGGTGCTCACAGAGAGGATTTCTGCCGACAG GGTGACAGCCATGGCCGTGTTCGGAGactcaggaaaacaaaacacatattcAGGAATAGCCCTGGTGCACGAATCAGGGAAAATCGAAATGCAGTATTTCACAAGAGATTTGACTGTGACCGTccctgctgaggaggagaagctggagaccATGATGACTGAAGCCTTCTGA